From the Anguilla anguilla isolate fAngAng1 chromosome 8, fAngAng1.pri, whole genome shotgun sequence genome, one window contains:
- the LOC118233480 gene encoding tissue alpha-L-fucosidase-like: MSSAAGAGARYTADWKSLDSRPLPTWFDEAKFGIIIHWGVYAVPGFGSEWFWWHWQGDPKRSHVEFMKKNYPPGFTYQQFAPDFRAQFFDPDQWAELFEASGAKYVVLTSKHYDGFTTWGSPHSWSWNSVDTGPHRDLVGDLGVAVRKRSLRYGIYNSLFEWFHPLYLSDKKSGFKTQEFVFNKVLPELHEVVTRYKPDLIWTYGNSEAPDSYWTSTEFLAWLYNDSPVKDSVVTNDEWGAGCSGNHGGYYSYQHRFSSGQPSKHKWEKQTLVDTLSWGYRRNMRLNELRDLPSIIQDLVHTVAYGGNFLLNVAPTAEGAIPPVFEERLRGLGDWLKVNGEAVYASRPWRAQSDENSTQTVWYTSKGSQVYAFFLVRPSESWLKLAKPITSPSTKVTLLGYSGPLNWSALQPSGLKVELPLKPFVNGHGWTLRLDGVK; the protein is encoded by the exons ATGTCATCGGCTGCAG GAGCCGGAGCTAGGTACACTGCGGACTGGAAGAGTCTTGATTCGAGACCGCTGCCAACCTGGTTCGATGAAGCCAAATTTGGGATTATAATTCATTGGGGAGTTTACGCGGTGCCCGGATTCGGCAGTGAATGGTTTTGGTGGCACTGGCAAGGCGATCCGAAACGGAGCCATGTGGAATTCATGAAGAAAAACTACCCTCCAGGATTCACTTACCAACAGTTTGCTCCTGACTTCCGTGCACAGTTTTTCGATCCAGACCAATGGGCTGAACTCTTCGAGGCTTCGGGTGCCAA GTATGTGGTTCTAACGTCCAAGCACTATGATGGCTTCACAACGTGGGGCTCCCCACACTCCTGGAGCTGGAACTCTGTGGACACGGGTCCTCACAGGGACCTGGTGGGGGACCTGGGAGTCGCTGTACGAAAAAG GTCCCTACGCTATGGCATATATAACTCCCTATTTGAATGGTTCCACCCTCTTTACCTGTCTGATAAAAAATCGGGCTTTAAAACACAGGAGTTTGTATTCAACAAGGTTCTACCAGAACTTCATGAAGTTGTTACCAG GTACAAGCCAGACCTGATTTGGACATATGGGAACTCGGAAGCACCAGACTCTTACTGGACTTCCACTGAGTTCCTGGCCTGGCTCTACAATGACAGCCCTGTCAAG GATTCGGTGGTAACCAATGACGAGTGGGGGGCCGGCTGCAGCGGCAATCACGGAGGGTACTACAGCTATCAGCATAGGTTCAGCTCGGGACAGCCGTCCAAACACAAGTGGGAGAAGCAGACCCTTGTGGACACCTTGTCCTGGGGCTATCGGAGGAATATGAGGCTGAATGAGCTGCGGGACCTGCCCAGTATTATACAG GACCTGGTTCACACTGTGGCCTACGGGGGAAACTTCCTGCTGAATGTGGCCCCCACGGCAGAGGGGGCGATCCCGCCGGTGTTCGAGGAGCGCTTGCGGGGTTTGGGCGACTGGCTGAAGGTCAATGGGGAGGCGGTGTATGCTTCCCGACCATGGAGGGCACAGAGTGATGAGAACTCCACCCAGACCGTGTG GTATACCTCGAAGGGCTCCCAAGTTTACGCTTTCTTCCTTGTCCGACCGTCAGAATCCTGGCTGAAGTTAGCCAAGCCAATAACGTCGCCCTCTACAAAG GTGACGTTATTGGGGTACTCTGGACCGCTGAACTGGTCTGCCCTGCAGCCCAGTGGCCTGAAGGTGGAGCTGCCTCTCAAGCCTTTTGTGAACGGCCATGGGTGGACGCTGAGGCTCGATGGCGTCAAGTGA